The genomic stretch ACAAAAACAAAAGCATTTCAGTTTTTAAAAAACTTTAGCCAACACGTAGAAGTAACTGAAACAAAGTTAAACGAGATTTTTGAAGGTTGTTTGGTAACTTATAATTTTTTAATCGATGAATCAAAATCATTATTCCGTTCCAAAATGGAAACGAAACTTGATCGATTCAAACAAATTCGAAAAATACGTATCATTTCTGTAACATCGATTTTACTTTTATCACTCATTTCTGTTTTATATTACCAATATAAATTTCCAGTTTTGAAGGACCAAACCATCAAGATGTATACCTTTGTGGATAAAGAACACCCACAAACCTCTGAATCACTAATGGTTTCCTTACCAGTTTCGAAAACAGGGGTAGGTGTTTGGAATGAGTATGTCTTTACACTTCCAGAGCCAATGAGTCAATTTGGCGGACTCAGGATAGATCCTTTGGAACAAAGAGGAATTCGTTTTGTTTTGGATGATTTACAGATACTGGACGCAAATGGCAAAGTTTTGTATTCTAAAAAAATCACTGTAAGCCAAAGTTTATTGCCAGAAGATTACCAAGACTTTTTAGAAATTAGTGATATCAAAACCGCTGGGAAACAATTGCCAGGTGAGTTAGTCGAAATGATTTCCACTGGAAGAGATCCGAAAATCCTTTTAGTTTTTCCTACATTACAGAATGCCAAAACCATCAAAGTCAAAATGAAATACATTGAAGCCCACAAAGTGAAGAAAAAATGATCTATTTATACATTAAACTCATGAGGATCCCTCAGTGGATCAAAAACATCATCCTGTTTGCCGGATTAATTTTTTCGAAACGAATTTTTGATGTACCTTCCTTTACAAAGGTGTGTTTGGCATTTTTGTTTTTTTCCCTTGTTGCGAGTTGCCAATATGTCTTTAACGATTTTTTAGACCAAAAGGAAGATGCAAAACACCCTGAAAAAAAACACCGTCCTCTTGCAAGTGGGGATTTGGATTCTGGAATTGCTCTTGCAATAACAGGGGTTATCTTGCCAATCGCTTTGATCGGTTCTTATAAACTTTCACCCGTATTCTTTTATTTAACCATTTTTTATCTATTATTCAATATGTTGTATAGTAAGGTCTTAAAACACATTGTGATTTTAGATGTAATGAGTATCTCAATTGGATTTGTACTCCGGGCCATCGCTGGTGCTGTTGTCATTGGGGTAGAATTTTCTCATTGGTTATTACTTTGTACCTTTATGCTCGCACTCTTTTGGGGATTTTCCAAACGGAGAGGTGAAATTAATATTCTGAAAAC from Leptospira ellinghausenii encodes the following:
- a CDS encoding decaprenyl-phosphate phosphoribosyltransferase; the encoded protein is MIYLYIKLMRIPQWIKNIILFAGLIFSKRIFDVPSFTKVCLAFLFFSLVASCQYVFNDFLDQKEDAKHPEKKHRPLASGDLDSGIALAITGVILPIALIGSYKLSPVFFYLTIFYLLFNMLYSKVLKHIVILDVMSISIGFVLRAIAGAVVIGVEFSHWLLLCTFMLALFWGFSKRRGEINILKTDAGKHRKILEEYSIEFLDLMMAVVATLTLVSYVMYTVSPDTAKSLGTPYMVYTVPIVVYAIFRSLYIIYIKNMGHNPTRAILTDVSVLVSGVIWLVLILFLMFGNISSHLPVYQ